The Atribacterota bacterium nucleotide sequence GGGCCGTGTCTCAGTCCCAGTGTGGCCGTTCATCCTCTCAGACCGGCTACCCATAGTCGCCTTGGTAAGCCATTACCTCACCAACTAGCTAATAGGACGCGGGCTCATCCGGAAGCGATGGCATTAGAAAGAGGCCATCTTTACCCCGTAGGACTTATGCGGTATTAGCCCCCCTTTCGAGGGGTTATCCCCCGCTACCGGGTAGATTCCCACGCGTTACTCACCCGTCCGCCACTGTACTCGTCTCCCGAAGGAGACTTTCCCGTCAGACTTGCATGTGTTAGGCACGCCGCCAGCGTTTGTCCTGAGCCAGGATCAAACTCTCCGTTCTCTTTAAGGGGATGAAAAAGAGATGAACCGAAATCCGCCTCTTTCCTCTCCCCTTAAAATTGACACCGAAATAGGCTGCCTCTGTGAGTGAGGGCAACCTGATAAAGTTAGATCAAAGCATCTGGCTGGGTGCTATTTGTTTATCAAAGTACAGGACCCCCCGGTTTAAACCAAAGAATGGTTCAACCTTAAGAAGGGCAAATAAGATAGTAACAGAGATAGGGGGAGTTGTCAAGAATTTTTCTAAAAAAATAGATATTTTTTAACTTTAATAATGCTATAGATATTTTAAAGTTAAAACTCTGATGACTAAATTATAATATAAAATCAATATTTTTTCAAGTAGACAAATGCTATAGTATTTAAACTATTTTAATGCGATAAAAATATAATTTACCTATTCTGAGAATATCTCCATCCTTAATTTCTATATCAATATTAGTATACAACACCTTCTCATTGTTGATTTTAATTCCACCCTGTTCAATAATTCGTAAAATATCACCAGTACTTTTAAATAACTTGGTTAGCTTGATAAGTTTTACAATCCACACCTTATTTTCTTTTAAAATTTGATTAGGTAACAACAAATTTTGGATATTTTTTGGAGTTTTCTTTTCCTGAAATACCTTTTGAAAATGTTGTTCTGCTTCATTTGCCTGATCATATCCATGATACATTTTTACTATCTCTTTTGCTAATCTTTTCTTGATAATAAGGGGCGAAACAACATTATCCCTTAATTCCTGTTCAATTTTAGCTATATCAGTATAAGAAGTATCTGTTAATAACTCAAAATAAGCCAATAATAATTTATCAGGTATAGACATTATTTTCCCATACATATCAAAAGGATGCTCATTAATCCCTATATAGTTACCCAGGCTTTTACTCATTTTTTCTACACCATCAGTTCCCTCAATAATAGGCATGGTAATAATAACCTGTGGTTCCTGATGGTATTCTCTTTGCAGTTCTCTTCCTACCAATAAATTAAATTTTTGATCGGTACCACCTAATTCAACATCAGCGCTTAAAGCAATAGAATCGTAGCCCTGCATGAGAGGGTATAAAAATTCATGAATACCAATGGGTTTTTTCTCTTGAAAACGATTAGCAAAATCATCTCTTTCTAGCATACGGGCTACAGTATATTTAGAACATAATTTGATTACCTCTACAAAAGATAATTTCCCTAACCAATTACTATTAAATTCCACTATAGTTTTTTCTGGATTTAGTATCTTAAATACCTGCTCTTTATAAGTTTCAGCATTTCTTTTCACTTCATCTGGTGTTAGCTGTTTTCTGGTAGCAGAACGACCACTTGGATCACCAATCATACCAGTAAAATCACCTATAAGAAAATATACCTCGTGTCCCAGGTCTTGAAAATGTCTTAATTTTCTTAATCCCACTGTGTGACCTAAATGAATATCTGGTGCACTGGGATCAAAGCCTTGTTTAATACGTAAGGGGATTTTGGTCTTTTTAGAATTAACTAATTTTTTTTCTAATTCTTCTTCTGAAATAATCTCTTTTGTTCCTCTTTTAATTATCTTCATTTCTTCAGACAGGTCCATTTTATGTTATTTCTACTCCTTCCTTCTATAAATAATATAGTTAATTAACATCACAGTTGCATAGTGTATGTTGTTAGGAAAATATCCTCCACTAATATCCTGATTTTGAGAACTTTTGGTAAAAAAATAATGTTTAATTAACATATCTTAATCTTTAATGTTAAACCACCTTAGTTCTTATACTCATTTATTATTATTAGTATAAATCCATATTTTTCTCTTTAATAAAATCAACAATAAAGGGTAACCTAATAAATAACAAGCAATTAATTGTCCTAAAAAAATATAACTAACAGTTAACCAATAAGGCAGTTTAAATAAAATATGAATATATAGGCTTACTCCCAGAGAATTTACCACTACCGGTGGAAGAGGTGCAAAAAGTGGCTTTTTCATTTTATAGGTTAAAACTGCTGCTATTAGAGTACATAAACTCCCTCCTAAAACATCAGTAATGCCAAGCCCTCCCCATAAATTTGCTAAAATACATCCTAAGAATAATCCACCAATCGCTGCTGGATCAATAAAGGGCAATACTGCCAATGCTTCAGCAATCCTGACCTGTACTGGACCATAACTAATTGGCGCAAATATTATATTTATGGTAGTATATATTGCAGCAATTAACGCAATACGAACCAGGTAATATGGCTTTAACAATTAAGATTCCTTAAATTTAATAAAAAGTTTTTTTAATTATAGCATATTTCCCTAGAAGTAAAAAAGTTTGACAAATTATAATACAATATATAATGGAGATTAATATCTGTCTTACAATTTTCACAATAATCAAGGATTATAATATTTTTAGGATAATGTTATGAATTCCAGAAAAAAGAATAAGAAATCAAAAAATCACTCACTCTTTCCAAAAATATTCTCCCTATCTCTATTTTTATTGATTTTATCCTTTGTATTATCTCTCACCTTCTTAATCTCACTTTCCAGCCAAAAAATGGGTGAAATAGTAAAAAGTAGTAATTTTATGAGTCCTGTTACCAGTAAGGTATATGATATCAATGGAAAGCTTATCACTGAATTTTTTCAGGAAAATCGTACACCTATTTCTTTATCAGAGATACCATCAAATCTTATTAATGCCTTTATAGCGATTGAAGATACTAATTTTTATAAACACCATGGAATATCAATTCGTGGTATCATCAGGGCTATGGTTGAAAATTTTAAAGAAAGCGGAAGATTTTTCCAGGGTCAGGGTGGCAGTACAATCACCCAACAATTAGCAGTCAACACATTCTTAACCAGAGAAGAAAAATTATCTCGAAAAATAAAAGATGCCCTGCTGGCTTTACAGATTGAAAGAACTTTTACTAAAGATGAAATTCTGGAAATGTATCTGAATCTTATTTACTTCGGTCATGGAGCCCATGGTATAGTCTCCGCCGCAACATTATACTTTGATAAGCCGGCCTCAGAGCTTTCACTTGCTGAAAGTGCTCTAATAGCTGGAATTCCACGAAGACCTTACTTTTATTCTCCATTTATAAATTTAGAAGCTTCTTTAAAAAGGAAAAATATAATCCTAAAAAGAATGTTTGATCTGGGATATATCAAAGAAAATGAATATCTCCAAGCGAGAGAAGAAGAAATAATATTAAACCATAATAGAGATTCTCAGGAGATTGCTCCTCATTTCTCCAGTTACATAAGAACAATATTATTAGATAAGTACGGAGTTAATATGGTATTTAAGGGTGGTTTGAAGATTTATACCACACTTGATCTAAGCTTACAGGAAAAGGCCAAAGATGCTTTCTTAAAAAGTGGACGGGAGGGAGCCTTAATTGCTATTGAACCTTACACTGGCCATATAAAAGCAATGGTGGGTGGGAAAAACTATGAAGAAAGTGAATTTAATAGAGCTACTCAAGCTTATCGTCAGCCTGGATCTTCTTTTAAAACCTTTGTTTATCTGACTGCTATAGAAAAAAGGATTTCTCCTAGTTTAATAATGGAAGACTCCCCGGTTGTATACGAAAATGGTTGGTCTCCTAAAAATTATGAAAAGGAGTTTAGAGGTCCAGTTACCTTGAGAGAGGCTTTTGAAGATTCTATAAATGTAATTGGAGTAAAATTATTAGAAAGAGTTGGGGTTAGAGATGTAATACAAAATGCTCAAAAAGCAGGAATAAAAAGTACCCTACGGCCAGATCTTTCTCTAGCTCTTGGTACTTCGGAAGTAACACCTTTAGAAATGGCTTCGGCTTATGCAACTATCGCTAATATGGGTACCTATATTGAACCAACTGCCATAATCAAAGTTGAAGACTATAATGGAAAGATACTGGAACAGAATCAAATTATTAAGAAAAAGGTTTTTTCAGAAGACATATGTTATACCCTAATTAAATTAATGGAAGGTGTCATTGTAAGAGGTACTGGTTTTAATGCCAGAATTGGTAGACCTGCCGCAGGAAAAACAGGCACAACTGATGAATTTATCGATGCCTGGTTTGTTGGATTTACCCCGGAATTGGTATGTTCTGTCTACATTGGTAATGATGATCGAAAACCTCTTGGCAACAGAATTACTGGTGGCATAGTAGCTGCTCCTATCTGGCATGATTTTATGGCTAATTCACTACAAGATAAACCAATAAGTGAATTTCCCAGACCAAAGAATGTTACAGAAATGTTGGTATGTGCCAAAACTGGACTAATACCCAGCAACAAGTGTGCCAACACTGTTTCAGTGACATTTCTTTCCGGCACCGAACCCACTCAAACCTGTTATGAAGGTGCCGGTTTACTTCCTGAATATGTTGTTGAATCAAGCCCACCTGTAGAGGAAGTGCCAGTTATCTCTGGTGAAAAGAATTTTCCCTTGCTGGAAGAAATAGAAATACTGCAAAAAGATGGTATGGATGATGGAATTACTAAGCCCGAGGAAACAAAAAAAGAAACATTACAGTCATTAGTTAATGAGTTAAGAAAAAGATTAGAGCAAAGAAGTAAAGATTAAACCACTAATTTTAAAAATAAACCACTGTTACTCCATTCCCGCCTTCATAATTTTCTCCATAACGGTAATTTTTTATATATTTAAGCTTTTCCAGGAGATGAGCGACTGTTTTCCTCAAAATACCTTTCCCCTTACCGTGGACAATGTATACAGGGGATATATTCAAGAGAAAAGCATCATCAAGGTATTTTTCCAGTCTAACGCTGGCTTCACCAGCATTCATATGACGAATATCTATTTCATTTTTAAAATAAGCTTTTTTCTCAATATGATCTTCCTGCAGCGAAACTGTTTGTTTACTAAATTTATTCTCTTTTTCTCTTTGTTCTAAACCAGTTTTATCTAATTTTTTTATATCGTCAACAGAAACTCTTAATTTTATATTACCCGCCTGCACAGTATATTGGTGCTTCTTATCATTCTTCTCCAGAATAATCCCTTCCTTCTGCAAACTCTTAATAACAACATAATCGCCTTCCTTAAAAAATCTGGCTTCTTCAGGAATTAAATCATATTTTTCAACCTGATTTTTAATCTCTTTTTTTACATTCTCTAGAGCAATGATTTGCTTTGTATATTTTCCCGGTATATCTTTATTTTTCCTTAGAGCAGAAATTATTTCTCTTGCTTTGGTTTGAGCAGTGGCGATTATCTTCTCGGCTTCTTGATAAGCTGCCAGCTTTATTTTGATCTTCTCTTTGTCCAGAGCATTAATCCTTTCTTCCAGTTCTTTCTTTAACTTTTTTATTTCTAGCTCTTCTGCTTTCATATATTTCAAACTTTCGGCAATTTGGATTCTATCTTTTTCCATTCTCTTAATTAAATTTTCCAGATCTAATTTTTCTCTTTCTAAATATCCCTCTGCATTCTTTAGAACAAGATCGGGTAACCCTAATCTTTGAGCAACAGCAAAAGCACAGCTTTTACCTGGAAGACCAATAGATATTTTAAAAGTTGGTTGCAGTGTTTTTTCATCAAACTCTACTCTAGCATTCCTTATTCCCTCGGTAAGATAGGCATATGCTTTTAGACTATCATGGTGGGTAGTACTTAAGACCTTACTTCCTTTCTCTCTTAATAAATCAAGAAAAGCCATAGCTAAAGCTGCGCCTTCAGAGGGATCAGTCCCGGCTCCTAATTCATCCAGTAATACCAGAGAGCATTGATCAACACTATCCAATATATTTATTATATTTCTCATATGGGAAGAAAAAGTACTTAAATTCTGTTCTATGCTCTGTTCATCGCCAATATCAGCAAATATCTGCTTAAAAATAGCTATTTCACTATCTACTGCTGCAGGAATATGCAATCCTGATTGGGCCATCAAATTCAACAACCCAACCGTCTTAAGAGTTACTGTCTTTCCCCCAGTGTTGGGTCCGGTAATTATTAAAGTATCAAACTTGTCACCTAATTCAATATCAATAGGAACTACCTTATTTTTCAAAAGAGGATGCCTTGCTTGAAATAGACGTATTATACCGTTAGTATTTATTTTTGGCTCAATAGCATTCATTTTTTTACTTATCTCCGCTTTAGCATTTATCAGATCTAATTCGCCTAAATATTTCAGATTAGATAAAATATCCTCTCCACTCTCTCCCACTAAAGCAGTTAATCTTTGTAGTATTCTGTATTCTTCCTTTTTTTCTTCCTGAAATAGCTCTCTTAACTCGTTATTGAATTCCACTACAATTAATGGTTCCACAAAGACAGTGAGGCCGCTTTCAGACTTATCATGTATCACTCCCGGAAATTTACTTTTTTCTTGCTGTTTCACCGGGATAACATATCTTCCCTGACGAATAGTAATAATATCATCCTGAATAAGGGAGCGGTTTTGAGGGTCCCTAATAGTATTCTCTAATCTATCTCTTATTTTCTTTTCAATACTACTTATTTTTTGTCTTATCTTTTTCAGCAAAGGACTGGCATCATCTACAATCTCTGCTTCTTCATTGATACAATCTTTAATTGTTTTTTCTAATACTCGAAAATACTTTAGAGCAAAAGCTCTTTTCTTAATTAAGGGAATTTCTTCTGCAGAATATTTTTCAAAAAACTCCTTCGTTTGATGAAAGCATTCCAGGATTTTAACAATATAAGCTAGAGTTTTGGCACTTAGAATGCTATCCAGTATTTCAGCTTCCTTTATATACGCTTCAATATCTTTTTCTAAAGGGATAATAGGGAAACGACCAAACTGTTCTAACACATTCTTCATCTCAGTTGTTTCTTTTTGCCACTGTTTTATTATAGTAATATCTGAAGATGGCTGAAGTTCTTTTAATTGTTGTTTCGCTAAGAAGGTAAAAAGCTCTTTCTTTAATAATTCTTTTATCTTAAAATAATCTAACACTTCAAAAAGATGTTTATTCATAAAGATCTTCAGGGAAACAATACCCTTTAATCCTTCTATCTATTTTTTGATCCATTTTAATTTTTATAAATCCTATCTGATAATTCTGTTAAAATTTATTGCTTTTAAAAAACTCATTTCCAATTTTTAGATATTAATATTTTGATATAATCTTTCTCTTAAATATTCAGTTTCAAACTGAAAATGTCCTGGTAACCATTCTCGTACAGAATTATATATAATTATTAAGCTATCCAGTAGAGGCTTAGCTAAAATAGAATCCGATATCTGAGTTCTCATTTCTAATGGTAACGGAATAAAATTTACCAGGAATAATAACAAGCTTACTATAATTGCACCCCTGATAAATCCGAATAATGAACCACCTAAATTGTTTATCCAATTTAAAAATAATAACGCTACAATTCGGCTTAATATTGTTTCTAGTATTCTAAAACATAATATAACCACAATAAAAATAATAATAAAACTAATTATATTAGATAAGGCTTGATTCCACTTGAATTGCTTTATGAGAAAAACGCTTAGGTCATGATACCAGAATATTGAAATAAAAATGGCAGAAACTAATCCTATCAATGTTAATATTTCCGCAATAACACCTCTTTTAAAACCTAGACATACATTAAATAAGACAATTATAAGAATGATTAAATCAACTAAGTTAATGATTTCTAAAAGCCTCCTGAAATCAATTAAATTATTGTCTTAAGTTTGCCTGAAAGAGTGCATTCAATCTTATTGTAACATTTTCCATTATTTTGTCGACTTCAATATCCGTTAAAGTTCTATCATCAGCCTGAAAAAATATTGAAAAAGCTATGCTTTTGTTACTTGGTTTAATCTTTTCCCCTCTAAAAATATCAAATAATTCTACTCTCTTAATAATATCCTGTCCTACTTCTAAAACTTCCTTTTTTATCTGGGTAAAATTTACATTCTCAGGAACTTCTATTGCTATATCTCTTTGGGTATAAGGATATTTAGGTAAAGACCGAAAAGTGACTTCTCTATTAATCAATGGATACAGTTCTGCATAATCCAACTCGAATAATAAAATATTCCCTGGTACATCTAAACATTTGGCAATATCCTGATGCAACTCACCAAAAAAGGCTATCCTCTTGTTTCCACTCTTTATTAAGCCATTCTTTTGGGGATGAAAAAAGGGTAGATTCCCGGGTAAATAATCTATATCCCTTATCATTAATGCATCAAAGAGGGATTCTAAAATTCCTTTCAGGTAAAATATATCCCAGTTTTCTGATTTATCCCATATATTCCCCCTGCCTATTTTAGCTATTCCCCCAGCTATCATTAATTTTTCAACAGGCAGAGAATCGCCCTCAAGCTTACTTTGAGGAAAATAAATCCTTCCGATTTCAAATAATTTTATTTTTCCCATACTATGATTTACATTCCATTGAATTGTCTTAAGTAAACCTGGTATCAAAGTGGTT carries:
- a CDS encoding penicillin-binding protein 1A, encoding MNSRKKNKKSKNHSLFPKIFSLSLFLLILSFVLSLTFLISLSSQKMGEIVKSSNFMSPVTSKVYDINGKLITEFFQENRTPISLSEIPSNLINAFIAIEDTNFYKHHGISIRGIIRAMVENFKESGRFFQGQGGSTITQQLAVNTFLTREEKLSRKIKDALLALQIERTFTKDEILEMYLNLIYFGHGAHGIVSAATLYFDKPASELSLAESALIAGIPRRPYFYSPFINLEASLKRKNIILKRMFDLGYIKENEYLQAREEEIILNHNRDSQEIAPHFSSYIRTILLDKYGVNMVFKGGLKIYTTLDLSLQEKAKDAFLKSGREGALIAIEPYTGHIKAMVGGKNYEESEFNRATQAYRQPGSSFKTFVYLTAIEKRISPSLIMEDSPVVYENGWSPKNYEKEFRGPVTLREAFEDSINVIGVKLLERVGVRDVIQNAQKAGIKSTLRPDLSLALGTSEVTPLEMASAYATIANMGTYIEPTAIIKVEDYNGKILEQNQIIKKKVFSEDICYTLIKLMEGVIVRGTGFNARIGRPAAGKTGTTDEFIDAWFVGFTPELVCSVYIGNDDRKPLGNRITGGIVAAPIWHDFMANSLQDKPISEFPRPKNVTEMLVCAKTGLIPSNKCANTVSVTFLSGTEPTQTCYEGAGLLPEYVVESSPPVEEVPVISGEKNFPLLEEIEILQKDGMDDGITKPEETKKETLQSLVNELRKRLEQRSKD
- a CDS encoding CvpA family protein, giving the protein MLIIVLFNVCLGFKRGVIAEILTLIGLVSAIFISIFWYHDLSVFLIKQFKWNQALSNIISFIIIFIVVILCFRILETILSRIVALLFLNWINNLGGSLFGFIRGAIIVSLLLFLVNFIPLPLEMRTQISDSILAKPLLDSLIIIYNSVREWLPGHFQFETEYLRERLYQNINI
- a CDS encoding QueT transporter family protein, which encodes MLKPYYLVRIALIAAIYTTINIIFAPISYGPVQVRIAEALAVLPFIDPAAIGGLFLGCILANLWGGLGITDVLGGSLCTLIAAVLTYKMKKPLFAPLPPVVVNSLGVSLYIHILFKLPYWLTVSYIFLGQLIACYLLGYPLLLILLKRKIWIYTNNNK
- a CDS encoding endonuclease MutS2; the encoded protein is MNKHLFEVLDYFKIKELLKKELFTFLAKQQLKELQPSSDITIIKQWQKETTEMKNVLEQFGRFPIIPLEKDIEAYIKEAEILDSILSAKTLAYIVKILECFHQTKEFFEKYSAEEIPLIKKRAFALKYFRVLEKTIKDCINEEAEIVDDASPLLKKIRQKISSIEKKIRDRLENTIRDPQNRSLIQDDIITIRQGRYVIPVKQQEKSKFPGVIHDKSESGLTVFVEPLIVVEFNNELRELFQEEKKEEYRILQRLTALVGESGEDILSNLKYLGELDLINAKAEISKKMNAIEPKINTNGIIRLFQARHPLLKNKVVPIDIELGDKFDTLIITGPNTGGKTVTLKTVGLLNLMAQSGLHIPAAVDSEIAIFKQIFADIGDEQSIEQNLSTFSSHMRNIINILDSVDQCSLVLLDELGAGTDPSEGAALAMAFLDLLREKGSKVLSTTHHDSLKAYAYLTEGIRNARVEFDEKTLQPTFKISIGLPGKSCAFAVAQRLGLPDLVLKNAEGYLEREKLDLENLIKRMEKDRIQIAESLKYMKAEELEIKKLKKELEERINALDKEKIKIKLAAYQEAEKIIATAQTKAREIISALRKNKDIPGKYTKQIIALENVKKEIKNQVEKYDLIPEEARFFKEGDYVVIKSLQKEGIILEKNDKKHQYTVQAGNIKLRVSVDDIKKLDKTGLEQREKENKFSKQTVSLQEDHIEKKAYFKNEIDIRHMNAGEASVRLEKYLDDAFLLNISPVYIVHGKGKGILRKTVAHLLEKLKYIKNYRYGENYEGGNGVTVVYF
- the tyrS gene encoding tyrosine--tRNA ligase gives rise to the protein MDLSEEMKIIKRGTKEIISEEELEKKLVNSKKTKIPLRIKQGFDPSAPDIHLGHTVGLRKLRHFQDLGHEVYFLIGDFTGMIGDPSGRSATRKQLTPDEVKRNAETYKEQVFKILNPEKTIVEFNSNWLGKLSFVEVIKLCSKYTVARMLERDDFANRFQEKKPIGIHEFLYPLMQGYDSIALSADVELGGTDQKFNLLVGRELQREYHQEPQVIITMPIIEGTDGVEKMSKSLGNYIGINEHPFDMYGKIMSIPDKLLLAYFELLTDTSYTDIAKIEQELRDNVVSPLIIKKRLAKEIVKMYHGYDQANEAEQHFQKVFQEKKTPKNIQNLLLPNQILKENKVWIVKLIKLTKLFKSTGDILRIIEQGGIKINNEKVLYTNIDIEIKDGDILRIGKLYFYRIKIV